From the genome of Mycobacterium sp. 050128, one region includes:
- a CDS encoding acyl-CoA synthetase, whose amino-acid sequence MPSDDLNALVARARSHGLGEIPRRSARRHPDKVAIIDGDVVLTFAEFDNLVERAAAALHDNGFDVGDRIGLLAHNCWQYAVLAFATARAGVVLVPINYMLTAEEIAYLLDHSQVSGFVVEADLTPTAEGAMRRGGVVTTQVALVPGGHRPAPGWDDFARWLHTETPAPRPHIDDDQLVRLMYTSGTESRPKAAMHTSRGLMWQYVSTIVAGEMSHDDVEIHSLPLYHCAQLDNFLATDIYLGATSIILPRPDPEAVLRTIERYHVTSYFAPPTVWISLLRSTMFDDVDLSSLRKGYYGASAMPVEILTEIRERLPNLRLWNFYGQTEMAPLACALGPDEQDTHAGSAGRPVVNVETVILDEDDNMVAAGLVGEIAHRSPHLTAGYLDDPDRTAQAFRSGWFHSGDLGYYDEHGLLHVVDRKKDMIKTGGENVASREVEEVLYRHSGIQEVAVFGLAHPLWVEAVVAAIVPREGATLTESDVIAHCRASLAGFKTPKRVFFVDALPKNPSGKLLKRLLRERFSIEQHALS is encoded by the coding sequence ATGCCGTCCGATGACCTCAACGCTCTGGTTGCGCGGGCTCGTAGCCATGGCCTCGGCGAGATTCCACGCCGATCGGCCCGCCGGCACCCGGACAAGGTCGCGATCATCGACGGCGATGTCGTGCTGACCTTTGCTGAGTTCGACAACCTCGTGGAACGCGCTGCGGCCGCCTTGCACGACAACGGTTTCGATGTCGGTGACCGCATCGGCCTGTTGGCCCACAATTGCTGGCAGTACGCGGTGCTGGCGTTCGCAACGGCGCGCGCCGGGGTGGTTCTGGTGCCGATCAACTACATGCTGACCGCCGAGGAGATCGCTTACCTCCTCGACCACAGTCAAGTCAGCGGATTCGTCGTCGAAGCCGACCTGACGCCGACCGCCGAAGGGGCGATGCGGCGTGGTGGAGTGGTAACGACCCAGGTCGCCTTGGTACCCGGCGGACACCGGCCGGCGCCCGGGTGGGACGACTTCGCGCGGTGGCTGCACACCGAGACACCAGCCCCGCGTCCGCACATCGACGACGACCAGTTGGTGCGACTGATGTACACCAGCGGAACTGAATCACGCCCCAAAGCCGCCATGCACACCAGCCGCGGCCTGATGTGGCAGTATGTCAGCACGATTGTCGCCGGCGAGATGTCGCACGACGACGTCGAAATCCATTCGTTGCCGCTGTATCACTGTGCGCAGCTGGACAATTTTCTGGCCACGGATATCTACCTGGGCGCCACCAGCATTATCCTGCCGCGGCCCGACCCGGAAGCGGTGCTGCGCACCATCGAGCGCTACCACGTCACCAGCTACTTCGCACCACCGACGGTGTGGATCTCGCTGCTGCGCTCAACGATGTTCGATGACGTGGACCTGTCCAGCCTGCGTAAAGGGTATTACGGCGCCTCAGCGATGCCCGTGGAAATTCTGACCGAGATCCGGGAGCGGCTGCCGAATCTGAGGCTGTGGAACTTTTATGGCCAGACCGAGATGGCGCCGCTCGCCTGCGCGCTGGGACCCGACGAGCAAGACACACATGCCGGGTCGGCCGGGCGCCCCGTAGTCAACGTGGAAACGGTGATCCTCGACGAGGACGACAACATGGTGGCCGCGGGCCTGGTGGGCGAAATCGCGCACCGCAGCCCGCATTTGACCGCGGGCTACCTGGATGACCCGGACCGCACCGCCCAAGCCTTCCGCAGCGGCTGGTTCCACTCGGGGGACTTGGGCTACTACGACGAGCACGGCCTGTTGCACGTCGTCGACCGCAAGAAGGACATGATCAAGACCGGTGGCGAAAACGTAGCCAGCCGCGAGGTCGAGGAAGTCCTATACCGCCACAGTGGCATTCAGGAAGTCGCAGTCTTCGGGCTCGCGCACCCGCTGTGGGTAGAGGCCGTGGTCGCCGCGATCGTGCCCCGCGAGGGCGCAACACTGACCGAATCGGACGTCATTGCGCACTGCCGAGCGTCCCTGGCCGGGTTCAAGACACCCAAGCGTGTCTTCTTCGTCGATGCGTTACCGAAGAACCCGAGCGGCAAATTGCTCAAACGATTGTTGCGAGAACGCTTCAGCATCGAACAGCATGCACTGAGCTAA
- a CDS encoding acyl-CoA dehydrogenase family protein, whose amino-acid sequence MALPRLVPPAHIDAAATEDLRFEVREFLAEQLAAGAFTPSVDAWLTGWDADFTAALAARGWLGVTVPSEYGGHGRSFLDRFVVTEELLAAGAPVAAHWIADRQIVPSLLKYGTEQQKSEFLPRIVRGECFFGIGMSEPDSGSDLASVHTRAERVDGGWSLTGTKVWTSGAHRAHAFIVLARTAAADPAHRHAGLSQFIVNLRGPGVEIRPIISMNGDHHFNEVILDSAFVPDAMVFGEIGNGWQQVTSELAFERSGPERFLSTFVLLAACADRMASNAIPRDPRLGRLVARIAGLHQMSTAVAGALERNEPADLPAAVVKVLGTTTEGDIAEFADLQDSPDSVFAGLVRAAVDQRPGFTLRGGTNEVLRGVVARGLGMR is encoded by the coding sequence ATGGCGCTCCCCCGCTTGGTGCCGCCCGCCCACATCGACGCCGCGGCCACCGAGGACCTCCGTTTTGAGGTGCGAGAGTTCCTCGCCGAGCAGCTGGCCGCCGGGGCGTTCACGCCATCGGTCGATGCCTGGCTGACCGGCTGGGATGCGGACTTCACCGCCGCGCTGGCCGCGCGAGGCTGGCTGGGTGTGACGGTGCCCTCCGAGTACGGCGGACACGGCCGCTCGTTCCTGGACCGCTTCGTCGTTACCGAGGAGCTGCTCGCCGCGGGCGCACCCGTCGCCGCGCACTGGATCGCCGACCGCCAGATCGTACCCTCGCTGCTCAAATACGGTACGGAGCAACAAAAGTCGGAGTTTCTGCCGCGAATCGTGCGTGGCGAGTGCTTCTTCGGCATCGGCATGAGCGAACCCGACTCCGGGTCCGACCTGGCCAGCGTGCACACCAGGGCCGAGCGTGTCGACGGGGGTTGGTCGCTGACGGGCACCAAGGTCTGGACGTCGGGCGCACACCGGGCGCACGCGTTCATCGTGCTGGCGCGCACCGCCGCGGCGGATCCGGCGCACCGCCATGCCGGGCTCAGCCAGTTCATCGTGAACCTGCGGGGACCCGGCGTCGAAATCCGCCCGATCATCTCCATGAACGGCGACCACCACTTTAACGAGGTGATCCTGGATTCGGCGTTCGTCCCCGACGCGATGGTGTTCGGGGAGATCGGTAACGGCTGGCAACAGGTGACCTCGGAACTCGCCTTCGAGCGCAGCGGGCCCGAGCGGTTCCTGTCCACCTTCGTGCTGCTGGCGGCCTGCGCAGATCGGATGGCGTCCAACGCCATCCCCCGCGACCCTCGTCTGGGGCGGCTGGTGGCGCGCATCGCCGGTTTGCATCAGATGTCCACCGCCGTGGCCGGTGCGCTGGAACGAAACGAGCCCGCCGACCTACCGGCCGCGGTGGTCAAGGTGCTGGGCACCACGACCGAGGGCGACATCGCGGAATTCGCCGACCTGCAGGACTCCCCCGATTCGGTGTTCGCCGGCCTGGTACGCGCGGCGGTGGACCAGCGACCCGGCTTTACGCTGCGCGGCGGTACCAACGAAGTTCTGCGTGGCGTCGTCGCACGCGGTTTGGGTATGCGATGA